A genomic segment from Chitinophaga flava encodes:
- a CDS encoding OmpA family protein, with protein MKTQITERMRKHPLSNLILFLGMVILTGSCSMVKDNALGGSAGKVRKAERLYKRQEFEGAIWFCNNVLNNSSDETSRRKAKFLLARIYFETRQFEKTVSLYDELLYKPADDIRVSDVTTYIDLLKRTGRVEKARQVSELYANNYKNNARFTNLQESLNNYYSFFNRDSLRNVKADSLRLSLPGYQYGLALYKDNIVFLSNDFKKNDVQSFYTNSKLYMISEDGIEPFNNSLKGVLQVGPASFYDNGKKVIYTSNRFADVKNEKNSFIDYNNNTQLLSATYQENHDAWSKPVSVKLPKTSDSYSFMHPSVASNGKRLYFASDMPGGQGGTDIYYCDWDKAEKRWKAPVNMGPRVNTNGNELYPFIVGDKLFFCSNGLQGFGGLDIFMISLNKPDEGPVHLPYPVNTQFDDLNAVLDESKLLLYFTSDRSGAHDNDHIYVLNLKKNPLKQLDLPYPGKPVNEEDKVPYTKMQTENRQQLTLVGNKSYDNLPPVQNKADEKPVIVHTVVSVKDSSRSVTDYSEGAIVDSSPEMIPWQNMANPVVTTSTSVATGATVTAAAAYAERTVSSNPNELSWQNGKQNTSLKAGDRDSTGVVHVSAYTLPVDSAAAKLPAALWKAPGVVYFDLNSYVPQDQEWRKLDSIFLIWKSNPRRMIIVNGHADVIGTEKYNLTLSKNRAVYIQECLLSRGVDGDRIRINYFGSTRPILTVSRYTLDADRERFIMQQGVNRRCEIRIQ; from the coding sequence ATGAAAACCCAAATAACGGAACGTATGCGAAAACATCCTCTTAGTAACCTCATACTTTTCCTGGGCATGGTGATACTGACAGGTTCCTGCTCTATGGTAAAAGACAACGCACTGGGAGGAAGTGCGGGGAAAGTGAGAAAGGCAGAACGTTTGTACAAAAGGCAGGAATTCGAGGGAGCGATCTGGTTCTGCAATAATGTACTCAACAACAGCAGTGATGAAACTTCCAGACGTAAGGCCAAGTTTCTGCTAGCCCGCATTTATTTTGAAACCAGGCAGTTTGAAAAAACGGTCAGCCTCTATGACGAGCTGTTGTATAAGCCTGCAGATGATATCCGGGTAAGTGACGTAACCACTTATATCGACCTCCTTAAACGTACTGGCAGAGTGGAAAAAGCCCGTCAGGTAAGCGAATTGTATGCCAACAACTATAAAAATAATGCCCGGTTTACCAATCTTCAGGAATCACTCAATAACTACTATTCCTTCTTTAATCGTGATTCTCTCCGGAATGTAAAAGCGGACAGTCTGCGTCTTAGCCTCCCGGGCTATCAGTACGGATTGGCCTTGTATAAAGACAATATCGTTTTCCTTTCCAATGATTTCAAAAAAAATGATGTCCAGTCTTTTTACACCAATTCCAAATTATACATGATCTCGGAAGATGGTATCGAACCCTTTAATAACAGCCTGAAAGGCGTTTTACAGGTAGGTCCGGCATCTTTCTATGATAATGGAAAGAAGGTGATCTACACGTCGAACCGTTTTGCGGATGTTAAAAACGAGAAGAATTCCTTCATTGATTATAATAACAATACCCAACTGTTATCGGCTACTTATCAGGAAAACCATGATGCCTGGAGTAAACCGGTATCTGTAAAACTCCCTAAAACTTCAGATTCTTATTCTTTCATGCATCCATCAGTTGCTTCAAACGGTAAACGTTTGTACTTTGCATCCGATATGCCTGGTGGTCAGGGAGGTACAGATATATACTATTGTGATTGGGATAAAGCGGAGAAGCGTTGGAAAGCGCCTGTGAACATGGGCCCGAGGGTAAACACCAATGGCAATGAGCTGTATCCGTTTATTGTAGGAGACAAATTGTTTTTCTGCTCCAACGGTTTACAGGGCTTCGGAGGGCTGGATATTTTTATGATCAGCCTTAACAAGCCTGATGAAGGTCCGGTGCATTTGCCTTATCCGGTAAATACACAGTTTGATGATCTGAATGCAGTGCTGGATGAATCCAAGCTGCTGTTATATTTTACATCAGACCGTTCAGGTGCTCATGACAATGACCATATTTATGTCTTAAATCTGAAGAAGAATCCTTTGAAACAACTGGACCTGCCTTATCCCGGCAAACCGGTAAATGAAGAAGATAAAGTGCCTTATACCAAGATGCAGACGGAAAACCGCCAACAGCTGACTTTAGTAGGGAATAAAAGCTATGATAACCTGCCTCCTGTTCAAAACAAAGCAGATGAGAAACCTGTTATAGTACATACCGTCGTTTCCGTTAAAGATTCATCCCGTAGTGTAACAGACTACTCTGAAGGTGCTATCGTGGACAGCTCTCCGGAAATGATTCCCTGGCAGAACATGGCCAATCCAGTTGTGACAACATCAACATCTGTTGCCACTGGTGCAACCGTTACTGCCGCAGCAGCCTATGCTGAGCGTACAGTGAGCAGCAACCCCAACGAGCTCAGCTGGCAAAATGGTAAACAAAACACCAGTCTTAAAGCGGGTGACCGTGATAGCACAGGTGTAGTACACGTGAGCGCCTATACGTTACCCGTAGACAGTGCAGCCGCTAAATTACCGGCAGCTCTGTGGAAAGCCCCAGGTGTGGTTTACTTCGATCTCAACTCCTATGTACCACAAGACCAGGAATGGCGTAAACTGGATTCTATTTTCCTTATCTGGAAATCCAATCCGCGGCGAATGATCATTGTTAATGGACATGCAGACGTAATAGGTACCGAAAAATATAATCTCACTTTGTCCAAAAACCGGGCGGTATACATACAGGAATGCCTGCTCAGCCGTGGCGTGGACGGCGATAGAATCCGTATCAACTATTTCGGCTCTACCCGTCCCATACTAACTGTCAGCCGGTATACACTGGATGCTGACAGGGAGAGGTTTATCATGCAACAGGGCGTAAACCGGAGATGTGAGATCAGAATACAATAA
- a CDS encoding Calx-beta domain-containing protein, translating to MNKIASLMLLLGVGSQAFAQEMPVVFNKSMGAPKNQYRKLAIAENNAIVAIGGGLDNGCITKLSSTGNPIYNTRLNKGGLVAYQDLVLLPKNELVAVGGGTIAYGNARITKLSATGEVVFDKSIGNGQGGYFTRIITDRHGNYITVGVDGSKPAQARITKMTAEGKIEFDKGFGSHNVFTNVLIDEDENIVAVGGDVGDGQGKAFMVKVDGKGEKQFELTFGKPGAIFEKMLLLEDGSVLAMGGGAYGTGNASRISKVNAEGQVVFDKEYSTVDGKFNAMKVNDLGQIFACAEEKDKGRIVKLRPDGTELFNKEVDAALYALEVGKNGKVVAAGGNIGMNTGKIVKLLPDGTQVVNKNVGNVFQHLLLTEEDEMCVVTKDGYRLIKLSPDGEMMFDKQLGKYDAKTTLASLVMSPSGEILAAGGGEEDGNRIIKISHGVSINDIAVSEPLNGLSNASLTITLSGFLRSNGVRTPVNVHYKTIPHKDGAGAGDFDITEGTISFVPSEFAAGAIISKTIQIPVKSDNLLEGKETFHVEIMDASELHLTKAKGEVTILDQPAIVKFIGGTNGAEPNTDVVFSAGLFKRDGTPLINATGKPVRLTYKFGNGTALPGADFVSSIKAPFAIETGASTASLNVKVKDDNRFELAETVVLVLSEIKAENEAIVGYNGDVTSISASQYIMDQAAHITLVKLTDANESATAPVSMFKCILVKASDGTVQTNCTGSDINIYFGVDSISAAAYGRKFIIMNGDMVKITGDCAFSETDIQVAVVNDRVKEADAMVAVKLRDVTAAANAGILKISPELKLNKAVAVIHDDDNDEGTGLSAK from the coding sequence ATGAACAAGATTGCATCACTAATGCTGTTGCTGGGAGTAGGCTCACAGGCCTTCGCCCAGGAAATGCCGGTTGTGTTCAACAAAAGCATGGGCGCTCCAAAAAACCAGTATCGTAAACTGGCCATAGCGGAGAACAATGCGATTGTCGCCATCGGTGGGGGATTGGATAATGGGTGTATCACCAAGTTATCATCTACCGGAAATCCTATTTATAATACCCGTTTAAACAAAGGCGGGCTGGTAGCTTATCAGGACCTGGTGTTGCTGCCTAAAAACGAGCTGGTGGCAGTAGGTGGTGGTACCATCGCTTATGGTAACGCCCGTATTACCAAACTGAGCGCTACCGGAGAAGTGGTATTCGACAAAAGTATCGGTAACGGCCAGGGCGGTTATTTTACCCGCATCATCACCGATCGCCACGGGAACTATATCACCGTTGGGGTAGACGGTAGCAAGCCGGCACAGGCGCGTATCACCAAAATGACCGCGGAAGGAAAGATCGAGTTTGATAAAGGTTTTGGCTCACACAACGTATTTACAAACGTACTGATCGATGAAGATGAGAATATCGTGGCTGTGGGAGGTGATGTTGGAGATGGCCAGGGTAAAGCTTTTATGGTAAAAGTAGATGGTAAGGGAGAAAAACAATTCGAACTCACCTTCGGTAAACCCGGCGCCATATTTGAAAAAATGCTGTTGCTCGAAGATGGCTCTGTACTGGCTATGGGCGGTGGCGCCTATGGTACCGGCAACGCCAGCCGTATCTCCAAAGTGAATGCTGAAGGTCAGGTAGTATTCGATAAAGAATATAGCACCGTAGATGGTAAATTCAACGCCATGAAAGTAAACGACCTGGGTCAGATTTTCGCCTGTGCTGAAGAAAAAGACAAAGGCCGTATCGTAAAACTGCGCCCCGACGGAACAGAACTGTTCAATAAGGAAGTAGACGCTGCACTGTATGCACTGGAAGTAGGTAAAAACGGTAAAGTGGTGGCTGCTGGTGGTAACATCGGCATGAACACCGGTAAAATCGTGAAATTATTACCAGACGGTACACAGGTGGTGAATAAAAATGTAGGCAATGTATTCCAGCATCTGTTGCTGACAGAAGAAGATGAGATGTGTGTAGTAACCAAAGATGGTTACCGCCTCATCAAACTGTCTCCTGATGGTGAAATGATGTTCGACAAACAACTGGGTAAGTACGATGCTAAAACCACATTGGCTTCATTGGTGATGAGCCCTTCAGGTGAAATCCTGGCTGCTGGCGGTGGAGAAGAAGATGGCAACCGTATCATCAAAATCAGCCATGGTGTATCTATCAATGATATCGCTGTTTCTGAGCCACTGAACGGATTATCAAACGCCAGTCTCACCATCACGCTGTCCGGCTTCCTGAGAAGCAATGGAGTGCGCACTCCGGTAAATGTACACTACAAAACCATTCCGCATAAAGATGGCGCTGGTGCAGGTGACTTCGATATCACAGAAGGTACTATTTCTTTTGTGCCTTCTGAATTTGCTGCAGGTGCTATCATCTCTAAAACCATCCAGATACCGGTGAAAAGTGATAACCTGCTGGAAGGTAAAGAAACTTTCCATGTAGAAATTATGGATGCGTCGGAATTACACCTCACAAAGGCAAAAGGCGAAGTGACCATTCTCGATCAGCCAGCCATCGTGAAATTCATTGGTGGTACCAATGGTGCTGAACCTAATACAGACGTAGTATTTTCTGCAGGACTGTTCAAACGTGATGGTACTCCGCTGATCAACGCTACAGGCAAACCAGTAAGACTGACCTATAAATTCGGCAATGGTACTGCTTTACCGGGAGCTGACTTTGTAAGCAGCATCAAAGCACCATTTGCTATCGAAACTGGTGCCAGCACTGCTAGCCTCAATGTAAAAGTGAAAGACGACAACCGCTTTGAACTGGCAGAAACCGTGGTACTGGTACTGAGCGAAATCAAGGCTGAAAACGAAGCTATAGTAGGCTACAACGGCGATGTGACTTCTATCTCAGCATCTCAGTATATCATGGACCAGGCAGCTCATATTACACTGGTTAAACTCACTGATGCCAATGAATCTGCCACCGCTCCGGTAAGCATGTTCAAATGTATACTGGTAAAAGCTTCCGACGGAACCGTACAAACCAACTGTACTGGTAGTGATATCAACATCTACTTCGGTGTAGATTCTATCAGCGCTGCTGCCTATGGCCGGAAGTTCATCATCATGAATGGTGACATGGTGAAAATCACCGGTGATTGTGCTTTCAGCGAAACAGACATCCAGGTGGCTGTGGTAAACGACCGTGTGAAAGAAGCAGATGCTATGGTAGCCGTGAAGCTGCGTGATGTTACTGCTGCTGCTAATGCCGGCATACTGAAAATTTCACCTGAGCTGAAACTGAACAAAGCTGTGGCTGTTATCCATGATGATGACAATGACGAAGGAACCGGGCTGTCAGCCAAATAA
- a CDS encoding PorP/SprF family type IX secretion system membrane protein produces MTKRFLKALGFAILCCCCCLQSRAQQQPIYSQYMFNGMIINPAYPSMDESSSLTAVGRNQWVGVDGAPKTATASFYTPLRATNTSLGVSLTNEKITVNSQTGVHFNVSQRVKLNEKLYLAMGLKGGMSQYREDNTSLYTSDPVFAQNQSYWKTDIGFGFMVFTDHFFIGLSSPTFKSFDLGNSVNKVAVASHYYLQSGYLITVNDNVKFKPNVLLRLVKGAGLQYDLNANILLKNLVWLGASWRSEKTMTGLVQVQLNKNLQLGYSYDTPMQSNLKGAQSVSHEIMINYRFSWSKWKVVAPRYF; encoded by the coding sequence ATGACCAAGCGATTTTTGAAAGCTTTAGGGTTTGCTATATTATGCTGTTGCTGTTGTCTGCAGAGTCGGGCACAGCAACAGCCGATCTACTCCCAGTATATGTTTAACGGGATGATCATCAACCCGGCTTATCCCTCTATGGATGAGTCTTCCAGCCTGACGGCCGTGGGCCGTAATCAGTGGGTGGGCGTGGACGGTGCTCCTAAAACGGCCACCGCCTCTTTTTACACACCGCTGCGGGCTACCAATACCAGTCTGGGGGTATCACTGACTAATGAGAAGATCACTGTTAACTCCCAGACCGGTGTTCACTTCAACGTTTCCCAACGGGTAAAGCTGAACGAAAAATTGTACCTGGCAATGGGTCTGAAAGGCGGGATGTCTCAATACCGGGAAGACAATACTTCCTTATATACTTCCGATCCGGTGTTTGCACAGAACCAGAGCTACTGGAAAACAGATATTGGTTTTGGCTTTATGGTGTTTACCGATCACTTCTTTATCGGTTTATCCTCTCCTACATTTAAAAGTTTTGACCTGGGCAACAGTGTTAATAAAGTAGCGGTAGCATCGCATTATTACCTGCAGTCAGGTTATCTTATTACCGTTAACGACAACGTAAAATTCAAACCCAATGTGCTACTGAGACTGGTAAAAGGTGCCGGTCTGCAGTACGACCTCAATGCAAATATTCTCTTAAAAAATCTGGTATGGCTGGGTGCATCCTGGCGTTCAGAAAAAACGATGACAGGTCTTGTACAAGTGCAGCTGAACAAAAACCTGCAACTCGGATATTCATATGATACTCCGATGCAGTCTAATTTGAAAGGCGCACAATCAGTATCCCACGAAATAATGATCAATTATCGTTTTTCCTGGTCCAAATGGAAAGTGGTGGCCCCGCGGTACTTCTAA